The following are encoded together in the Zingiber officinale cultivar Zhangliang chromosome 8A, Zo_v1.1, whole genome shotgun sequence genome:
- the LOC122010518 gene encoding RING-H2 finger protein ATL11-like, with product MEHSLHSGDDLLSGSSHPSRFPPTTPPRPPAYIDQVLLPLFLFVLSFLIVGAVISVAFGSSSEAEERLARRMKKRKKRGLDPARVTSFLLVPFGAVDWGREEAGECAVCLVEFRCDDDLRVLPGCGHGYHAECIDPWLIRHATCPLCRNDLASPPARSPGRHVIDA from the coding sequence ATGGAGCACAGCTTGCACTCCGGCGACGACCTCCTCTCCGGAAGCTCCCATCCCAGCCGCTTCCCGCCCACCACTCCGCCGCGTCCCCCTGCGTACATCGACCAAGTCCTTCTCCCGCTCTTTCTCTTCGTCCTCTCCTTCCTCATCGTCGGCGCGGTCATCAGCGTCGCCTTCGGCTCGAGCTCCGAGGCAGAGGAGCGTCTGGCAcgaaggatgaagaagaggaagaagcgggGGCTCGACCCGGCGCGGGTGACTTCTTTCCTGCTCGTGCCGTTCGGCGCCGTGGATTGGGGACGCGAGGAGGCAGGGGAGTGCGCCGTGTGCCTGGTGGAGTTCCGCTGCGACGACGACTTGAGAGTGCTGCCGGGGTGCGGCCACGGCTACCACGCGGAGTGCATCGACCCCTGGCTCATCAGACATGCCACGTGCCCCTTGTGCCGGAATGACCTGGCGTCGCCGCCGGCTCGCTCACCCGGCCGCCATGTCATTGACGCTTAA